From the genome of Cyprinus carpio isolate SPL01 chromosome B24, ASM1834038v1, whole genome shotgun sequence:
GATGAACTCAACGTGTGGAGACGTAAAGATGGTTGTGTGTCCTTGATTATTCAGTTTAATGGCGACGAAGCATTTTTCCGTCTGCCTCCTCTCTCCACCTTCCAGACTCATCTGTGTGTCACCTGGAACTCTGCGACTGGTCTCACTGCCTTCTGGGTGGATGGACGTCGCAGTTTGTTCCAGATCTATAGAAAAGGTCACTCAATTCGTCCTGGTGGCACCGTACTGCTCGGCCAGGACCCTGATAGATATCTGGGTGCCTTTAACGCAGAGCAGAGCTTTGTGGGAGAAGTTACAGATGTGAAAATGTGGGCTCATGTTCTCTCTGGCAGTCAGATTAAGGCGGTTTATTCAAACCAGGAACCGCATGTGCCGAAGGGAAACGTGTTTGACTGGAACACCATCAAATATGACATTACTGGAAATGTGCTAGTGGTGCAAGATAACTGATTCTGATCCAGTGTAACATCTCATGGTCTCATCCACAGTTGTCAATTTCTATAATCtgttctgtttatctgttttaatatttacaaagctGTAAGGGCTAACAAGTAGGTTAATAGTTCACAAAAGTAACCAGTAAAAGATCTCTGCATTACAACTGCAGTGTCCGTTCATAATTGTGaaagaggggtgtgtgtgtgtaatttacatttgtcatttagcagatgcttttatcccaagcttctctctctttatataatgtatttgtgAAAAATTAGACCATTTTTATCCAGAGACAGTGCTTTACTGTGTGAAAGTGATTTGCATCACTCATGTTTTGTCTTAGTTGTAATGGTATTTCCATCACaaccatagactgtttaaaaaaaaaaaaaaaaaaataacaaccaacattttgcaactaaaaaaaaatatagttttaatcaACTGTACTGTGTGACAACAGTCAATGAAGAGCCTGCGTTTTATAGTGAAAAAATTAAGTGAACCATGAGAATGccacgtgtgtgtgtttaaagaaaaTTTCTTTAAAAGTGCGCCGGAAACCAGAGCTGCGCGAGGAAAACATCTGCAGCGCCTCCTACTGCACTGCGATGGAACAACAAGCTCACTGAAGGCGCTCAAAGAAGACGATGCGTAAATTCTGTCAGAAATGTGCTTCTAATGCGTCTCATCTCTTGTGGCTCCAGATTGTggctttaatttcattttatataacgCGACTGATGTGTTTGGGGAAACTTGGTAAGTTTTAGTAATGTAGAGGCGCTTACACTTACGCAGAGACGTGTTTAGAGTTATATATTCTGTTGTATCGGTGCAATAAGCCGtttttatatgtgaaaatatatctaaaaaatgctggaCCGCTTCATGTCCACTAGAGGTCGCGATTGAGCCTCATATTCCCCACAAGAATCCTTCGGTCAGCTTGATATTTAATTCACAAATGAAGGCTGTGAAGGCAAATTATTATCCTAAAGTGTACTaaataatgaaacattaaaatatttcagcGTTGAATAAACAGCCTGTTGAAATTTTCGTGTcgcatgtatttacatgtaggTTATTTGACGTTTAcggttaaaaatattttctaatggtAATCAAcaaattagtttatatttatgaataggcctgtgtgtatgtatatatatatatatatatatatatatgtatatatatatatgtatatatgtatatatgtgtgtgtgtgtgtgtgtgtgtgtttgtgtatttatgtattttatctgcATTAgcctatttcatttcatttaataatgtaGATGATGTCCCATTTAGGTCCTTCAATGCCAAATTATATTTgtctataataattttattaaatcgGTGAACACTTGTTATTGAAGAAATGTATTCATATAGAGGTTTTAGACAATAGAAcatatttagcaaaaataaagttttattaatttaatcctTTAATGAAAAACTCTGAACACAATATAAGTAGATTgtagattgttttgttttttattattttgtaattgtttttttttaacctttcacTCTTAAGTTACATATGTTTCTAACCATTTATTCTGGCAAATGTCAAtcagtttagttattttacatttgctctagccaacaaaataattattcataggTTAAATGTGTATGTTTAAGTTTATTCTCTGTGCagaattgtaataataatcatGTCTGTGGTGACCAGCTGCATTTTGACACCTGTGTTTGTGGCAGGTGACCTTTCAGATGCATGTGTAAGAAAGCAGGTGAGAGGTTCGGGGCCGTTCAGGTTTTCTGTCTAGGGCCCGTCGGCCGTCTCGTCCCTGCAGCCTTGACCTTTGCGTGTGGAGGAGCTTCTTCTCAGGTACAGCTCATGGTCACAGTTCACCTTAACCACAGCAGAGCAACACGTCAGGATCAATACTGTACACCTGTAACCACTGTATCACCACATATTAGAGCAAACCACTTTACCCTACAGCCCTCCTAACCGAAGCATTAACCTCTTTCACACAATCTGTCCGCTTGTATCATGCAGTCATACTGTAAACTAAACTtcacctaaatattttttttttcaccactgtTTTGCAATGCAGAAGCAAAGATATTCACACAAGCACTaaaataatttgaacattttattttttatgcatcttAAAAGAACACAAAATTCACACGGATGAAACAGTAACGTGAGTTTAGCAGTAGTTTTACTGTGTGAAACAATCATCTTATTTGCGTCTTATTTGAATGTTGATTATTTACAGAAGACAACAAGTCTTAAACATATGGAGGAACTGAgtgaataaatgcaaaataaataaaatgtgacatatAAACTACATAtattacaaacaaatatattaaataaagttgtagtaacctttttttttaaaaccagggTTTGATTTTCATCTTCATTCTGTACatggattttactttaattaaccataattcattaaatgattttgaaCATTAAATCAGTGCATGTATTTTGTCCTCCATCAGTTCTTTTTGGCATAAGCTGCTTGATTCTTCATATCTGTAGCTTCTTTTCCACAGTTTATTCTGTAAAgcatatagtgttttatatacgtAGTGTTACTCTGGGTTGAGTTGGTTATTCAAAAAAGTCTCTTCTACTCACCAAAGGTTCaaatttatctgatcaaaaatacagtaaaaacagtaaaattgcaatatattactgcaatttcaaataactggtttctattataatatatcttaaaatgtaatttattcctgtgatttaaagctgtattttcagcatcattaccccagtcttcagtgtcacacgttcctttagaaatcaatcttatatgctgatttgcacatttctgattattgtctttttttgaaaacgtatatttttgcagaaactgatagattttatttttcaggatttgtttATGCATAGAAAGTCATAAAaaatagcagttatttgaaattgaatcttttgcagtttttactgtcatttttgctcagtaaaagtattgatttctttcaaaaaaagaattgTGTCCAAACGTGTAAGTATGTAAATGATGTAAGCTCTTGCTTATTTTTCTTGTTCATCTTCGCTACACCAGTGTGTCGGTGGTTGTTAGGGTGGTGGGATAGGGCGTGTCGTGTTGTTATGTTTGGTGGacggtgttttgtttgtttttttggagaggAGGAGGATTGTTTAGTCTTCACACTTCGTGGTTCTGCTGTGCCACAGAGCTTCAGCCGTCCCAGGCCGAATCGCCAGCCCGCCGTCGGACAGCACCTCTGTCTTCACCACAGGCTCCTGGAATGAATTGAGTTTCATCAGCACATCCAGAGAGCACTTCGGCCTTTCTTTAACACTGCTTCCTCGCTCCGCCGCATCTCCGTTGTATttatcatcctcctcttcctcctcctcttcttccgtCTCGGAGCAGTTTTCATCTCCTGTGTCTTTTGTTTCTCCTAGAATGTCTCCAGCTGCGTTCGTGATTCCTGCCTGGTCTTTCTTGACAGATAGATCGAGTGGCCCTTCGTTGGAGCGGGCCGTGTGCTCCAGCGCCTGTTGAATGTGCGACAGCTCTGACCGGATCTTTCCCAGGTGCGCCCACAGGTGGCACTGCTCCGGCAGAGACGCGGCGCGCTGCTCTGTGTTCTGGTACTCCTGCAGTAACGTGCTGAAGTCCTGCAGGAGCGCAGCTGCCGGGTCCGCATCTCTCTCCATTCCTCTCTGTCTCGCCTCCAGCTGCTCAGACATATGCGGCGGGGACGAGACGTCACTGCGGGGGCTGTGAAAACACAGTTTAATTGTATCTAAATACCATTCATCAACTCCACCCTGAGCGTGTAGTACATAGAGAGAGAACAGTCAAGCAAGACATCCCAGATATAATGCATCTggagtgtatatttatatatcgATGCTATGTATCTGGGATGTCTGTTTCTGGTATGTCAGTATGAAAAAAGACagtcttataaaaataaaagacaaaaagtaGGTTATGTATTCATTAAGAATTAAttcgaataataataataatatatatatatatatattcaacatatttattttagtttttaatatagctaaatgtaattttaatagagtgtgtgtgttttatgtatgtatgtatgtatgtatgtataatactgCATATATAACTCATTATTTCAATAGAATTATAAGGCACATAAttcatgtaaaattttaatattataaatatatctataaataaaaattatatataaaaatataatatataaaattataaacaaaaaactatatatacaaaattttatatatatatatattacatttttataattttgtatatataattttttagatttgtaattttatagattgtaatattttttatataatttgtgtgtgtgttatatatatatgtatatagatatatatataatatatttatatagatatatataatatatatatataatatatatatatatatatggagagagAGCGGTTAGGGTTATgtgattattataaattttattattattaataataatacaatacatatataaatttttattaatacaaatatattatacttattatttattgatttaatatatatgtatatttataatacaacAGGTTTTAAAGAAAGTCCTGTCATCTTACCTGTTGTGTATTGGCAGCCTGCTGGACATCAGGGAGGCGATGGACGTAGATTTGTGAGGATTTTTCAGAGAATCGAGGGCAAACTCAAGAGCTGGTTTCTTCTCTCCTGGTGCACCATGGGAGTCCACAGACATCGCTGTCCTCTTCAGACTTTGCTCTCTGATGAAGGAGGCATCCTGCTGCCAGCCGCTCTTCCCTTCCCTGGACCGTATCCTCTCCTTTACGCTGCGACTCGGTTCTGGGGAGGAACAGGAGGGCGACGGCCAGGCCGCGGGCGAGGATGTGGGCCGCAGGGCCGGGACCTTCCACAGGTTGAGTTTGGGAGGGTATGTAGGGGCCGGCAGGCTTACTGTTGGCGGTTTGATGAGCTTTCCAGTCTCAGAGGACGTCGAGGAAGGTGTCGCTCCGAAAGTGTGCTCGCACAGGAAAGGGTAATACAGGTGAGGAGGAAGTAAAGAACGCTCTGAGTGTCTTTGTGCATGGGTTGATGCCAGGAATGGCAGCGGTGCGCTTGTGTTCGCTGTACTCGCAGGTAAGCTAAGTGCTGGATTTAGATATGAAAGGAGTCCAGGAGCCAACGGATATCCAACGCCGAGCAAAGACAGATTGAAACCCGGTGTGTCTGGGCATTCGATTTGACCTGTTGATGCCGGTGGAGGATAACACGGCAGAGAAGACGCCACCGGATCTGATTTGGGCTTCGCACCAGACGTCTGGTTGCTTAAGATGCGCCATTGCTCCGAAAGCAACGCTGCTGGTCCAGACAGACATGTTTTGGACAATCTATAGTGTCTGAGTTTTGACTCCACTTCGACCGAACGTGCTCGCAAAAGTTGCTCCTCGAGCGAGAACACATCGGCCATCACGAGTTCGGCTTCTTGCTTTGATCGCTTGCTTCCTCTCGAATCCATAGATTCAGGATTCATAACCGTCGATGCACTGGTCTCCACAACCTCTTCGTCTTTCTCTGCTTCTCTTTCAGATTTTCCTTTCTCACCCTCCTCCAGACTCGCTGCCGAATGCGAGGGCTCGTCTGACATCGTGGCCCGCTCTGAGTGACCCTTAGCGGGGCTACGTGAGCGGACGCCGCCCTGCTGGAGCCGGAGCTGCTCTTTTTTATACGGCCAGTCGGACTCGATGAGCAGCGACAGGGAGTTCTTGCACAGGCTGTACTTCATGTGGTTGTACAGGTGTGATTTCTCCATGCATGTGAATGGACACTGGAAGCATTTGTAGTTGTAGGGTTTGCCCCAAGGCCTCGGGATGTAGTGTGGCTTTTTGGGCTTGCGCTCCTTGTGTTTACAGCCCACCTTACAGTCGTCCTTCGACATGGTGCGATATGAAAACAGTCACAAAACGGGTTTCTCTCAAAGCTGGATTTCTGAGGGGTTATATGTGTGTTTAAGGACAGGTTTgcattgagtgtgtgtttgtaggatGAATTGTGTGTGTAAACTTGCAAACTTGTATTTGGTTAGGACTGGGATCATGTGGGAATGCAGCCATCAGATTTCAGCTGTTGAGaaaatcaagaaaatatgattacatctttgattataaaatattatttctttaatcatttaaaatatttaaaattgttttatatatatatatatatatatatatatattatatatatatatttatttatttatatatatatatatatatatatatatatatatatatatatagatatatatatatatataatatttttacttattgttattattaaatttagaattttatcaacattattttatctatttaataatatttttaaataataagtcaggtcaatattaaacaattatattattttaataatttaataatattttaaaagattgtaTTGAATAATTTAGAATatcattacatgtaaaaaaatattattttattaaagtaatcatattttaaattgtaaaaatttgaaaaaagttaaaaatcatGATTCTACTACAAAAGGTTAAAAAGCTTCAAATTTGGACACATTtggaaattgttttaaatgtaatttaataatttaataattttaaattacatttaaataacagtaaaaaaggaatgagtttttagtgtaatatatatttataaatataaaatatttataaatatatttataaatatttacattttatggtcAGAAAAGTGTGCCAGGTAACATCAATGTGGAACTCATGTTTTCAACCCATTTTAATTTCGTAATGTGAAATTAGACATTTATTGACTAAATGTAGAACCATGTATTAATTAGgatgtaaatttattaattataaattgattGGATGGTAAAAAGTGTCAGGTGGCTGTAAAAATGAGAAGGCGTGATgacttaataaaaatttatttgagttattttacatcattttgtAACATGTCATTAGAAAGTAAATCGAATCAGTTTGGATTTCACATAGACTTTAGCAAAGAGACATTGTGGTTTTCTCAGAAGTGCTGAAAGTCCTCTATCTGCCACCTTTCATTACGTCCAGTGTTGCAGCggcgaggtgtgtgtgtgtgtgtgtttctggaggCGGCTGCACCTGTGCGCGGCTCTCATGTTGACTGTAGTATTTACAGCAGGACCCTGAAGGTCAGCTGTAGGCACATCCTGACAAAGGGCAGAGGGACGCGAGGCTGCCCCCATGTATGTGTGTTAATGAGAGATTGGCATCACGCCCGCGGGGCATCGTTAGCGGAGGAATGTGGGTCAAGGCAGATTGACTGCTCTTTTACCCGCTCTATCAGTCCGTCCACGACcgtcatctgtctctctcttacaTTACACTGTATCTCGTCATTCCTGTGCACAGCCGCTGTGAGTGTTTCTTACTTTCTTTGTCTTCTACAATCAAAGAAAGAATGACTTTTATCCTACTTTTCAATGAATCAAATAAGGATCAACTTAATTCTTtaagtttttctttgtctttttaattCAAATGCATGACTGAATTACTATTTTAGAGATTtgctttatataatatgttttactATTAAGTCAAGTGATTTTTTTCCCGTTTTATAGCACTTTTTTACGATTCATGTTTTGTTAATGCAAttttaatgaacaattattaCATAAAAGCATGCATTAAGGCCTCTAAAAAACTCTGATGAAtagaattatttttcaaatttgttatataaatgtaattgtactAATTAagtttaagatatatttttgttttattgtattattatatttatattttaccttcTGTTCCTGCTtattttaacattagtttatagagcaacaaaaataatcatctttatttaaaaattatttttaataatttaaaaaatatttttttgttgctctgacagatatttattttattgacagaTGTTCcttaatgaaaaattatttatactttgcagtaaataaatacgtaaaaatgtattttaaagacattgaaaaaacattttatatttttatttattttcaaatgtttcaatataagtttttaatattttaaatattaacaattaacaatcaTAAGTCTGTTAACACCCTATCATGAGCaaagattatataaaattatatcttactattctatttaaatactttttcctCTTACTCTTCTGTTTTATTAGAAAAGAATTTAAACTATTATACAGTTCAAAACTATTTAATTCACAACATTTCATTTCTACAGTCTTTCAGAAATAACCGACTAAACTGTAAGTTGGTGTAATTTAactaatcattttttattattaataaaagcattaaGAACAGGGCACAGTGAAAGCAATTAAATTATGGCATAATTAAAAGAGAAGCACAAGAGACTAAGATATCACTCAAATGCCTCTCTATTATGATAAAAATACTCTTTAttcttgattatttattatttgctccTGGCATTTTGCTTTGGGTGgagagaaagaacaaaaaaaaagagaagaaaatgaagaaataGACCAGATTACAGGCAGGAAATGAAGGGGAGGATGAAATGTCCCACTGTGAGGCATGAGTTTTGGTGTTCGTATCTCGGGGTGTTGAGACAATTAAAGCCTGAAGTCATTTCGGTTTAAAGAAGACGAGTGGCGATGAATTTCACCAAACTTTCATCTATTACAGCACTCAAGGAAAGAATGAAATCACATCTGCAACGATCTGCCgcagtctgtctgtctgcaaaTCCTCCAGTGTTTTGCATGTTATAGATAATTCACAGgaacgttgtgtgtgtgtgtgtgtgtgtgtgttcgtattGTGGTTACGTCCCCCTTCTCGACCCGTTCTCTGGTTTTAACTGGACATCAAACGCTGCTGTTAGCGttaatcaataaaattattttagagtTGTTCTCACTGCGGGACATTCTTTGTGGTGTGTCAGTTTTAAGGCCCTCGGGGTTCGGTTGGACACTGGTCGATGACACTCGCATGAACACTCAGATCGTTGTGTGTTAAATATGTATTGTCTCGCTTAAATAGGGACGCTTGCTAAAAGCATCGACAAGCTGCGACAAATCCAAGAACTTGCAGGGCAAGCAGTGAACAAAACAGATGATTGATTGGAAAGCAAATCGTCTGTCTAAGATATATTGgcatgtaatgcattttaaagttttaggcaactcttatttgaaaatatatcattgttcttttgtgTGAAGCACATGTGTGAATGTGATGTAATTTTGTgtggactctgtgtgtgtgtgtgtgtgtgtgtgtatgtcgtACCTCCACAGTAGTTCAGCAGAAAGAACTGGATGGTGATGCATGATTTTTTCTCAATTTAACTCTTGATGAAGAATCTAGAAAATAAACAATATCTAAAGTTAATTTCAACTTTgactgtcatattttattttaaaaatttgtcaacatttaataaaaatgttaaatgacagTCTAATGTGCAAATGtcacttaaaatgttattttattaagtattaatttaaatgtaacaataataataataataataataaatataatttaataattaaaattaattgtaaacaACAAGGCATTACTTTAGaaattctgttatattttttaaaatccaatatgcatccaattttaatgtttattagcaATATAATAAagcttattttgtattttatgtcttaATGTCTTAATGTATAGCATTCTTTCAAAGAGTCTGGAGCAAGATGTCAGACTTTAAACTCAaggaaatatttgatatatttttaaataatttttgcataGATGCACACTTTTCAATAaaaagctgttgttgttgtttatagaaAAAGATACGGTTTGTTAAACACAAGTTGACCTTTTGTGACGGGACACTATATGCGGTAAGTTGTCACAAAGGAACTTATCATTCTACAGCCTGTAATAGATTTTtatagcaacatttaaaaagaagGACAAGTAGGAAATGCAAAACAGTCAATGaaacaacagttaaaaaaaagataaatgttgtACTTAATTCAATGGCAGTTCAGCATTTGAAAccaatgtgacaacttgccccaacatTAATCTGACAATGTGGCCCGAtcgttttatgttaaaaaaaaaacttgtcttaagaacagttttttattaaaatttacttttGTAGTTTTACTTTGTATTTCAAGTGTAGTCTAATGGGCTTCAATTGTTCACAAAcacttataacaaaaatatgacaaatatggAATTTTAGTTTTGTGCATAGAATTCACAAAATGATTCTACTTTAGGACAGTTTTGAACTTGAAAACAAACACTCAAACTACTCCTAGATTGTGTAATTGGCCATTCTACTCAAAACCTTCGATATTGTAAGCTATATAACACATGTGAACCATGTGAGTTTTAATTCTACACATTTAGTATGCATTACCCATCATATGGATTACGGATTTTATcctgcattattttaatgacacatAATATAATCCCATACAGCTTGTTTTCAAAAAAAGGGAATCTAGACTTTTTCATTTACTTGTCAGCAGTTCATCTTACTCAGATGCACACCGCTGCACTCGAGACGTTCAAACACAGAAAGACAATCACACTAACTGCACATAAAGTGCTTAATCTGCTCTAAACTGCTCTTAACTCATACATCATAATAACTTTGATCTGCAGATAACGGCTTGACTTACCTGCTGCGTGTCTGTGTCATGTTCCGTTCCAGAGGCGGCCGGTGATGTGCGTTCGGGTGTTTTATGAGGGGAGAgcgatgcgcacacacacacacacactcacactcatacacacatggATGAACAAGAGAGAGAGGCAGATATATATATTCTCTAGGAGGGATGCCTTGGGGCAGTACAATCAGGCACAGGCCCCTCCTGCCTCCCCTGCTATTGGCACAAGCTCAAATGGGTCCAAATTAGGAAACTGGCCCGGTACAGTCCATTAAGGTGAAGTCGAGACACTTCAGTCTCTCTGTACTGGGACAGTTTGCTTAATTGGGCTGGAGTGCAATTTAAAGTCACTGATGGAAACTTGAGCAGCCTTCTCACAGCACTTTATGGAATTGTGTCTGAGTTTAGTTTCAATTTAGTGTGTTTTATTGCCATAGCAATGACCTTTACATTTGTATTTCCAAAGCAGTATGAATATTGTGGTGCAAAGAAGTTTtattaaccattaaaataaagcattaaactaaattaaaatgtaaaaaaattaaattaaattaattaaatttcccTAAGCAGtattaaacagtttttaacattaccaattttaacaattaaaatgaaaccatagttaaattaaaattaaatattgccCAAAACCACTGCAAAAAgctttactaaaatttaaataaaataaaataaaataaaataaaataa
Proteins encoded in this window:
- the LOC109089205 gene encoding pentraxin fusion protein-like — translated: MMLMPVVSFFCFFFLSLWATEVGLSGKVLLFPTKSNTSYVKLTPEKPLRLSAFTLCMRVATELRGEREIILFAYRTPEVDELNVWRRKDGCVSLIIQFNGDEAFFRLPPLSTFQTHLCVTWNSATGLTAFWVDGRRSLFQIYRKGHSIRPGGTVLLGQDPDRYLGAFNAEQSFVGEVTDVKMWAHVLSGSQIKAVYSNQEPHVPKGNVFDWNTIKYDITGNVLVVQDN
- the LOC109089210 gene encoding proline-rich protein 35-like, coding for MSKDDCKVGCKHKERKPKKPHYIPRPWGKPYNYKCFQCPFTCMEKSHLYNHMKYSLCKNSLSLLIESDWPYKKEQLRLQQGGVRSRSPAKGHSERATMSDEPSHSAASLEEGEKGKSEREAEKDEEVVETSASTVMNPESMDSRGSKRSKQEAELVMADVFSLEEQLLRARSVEVESKLRHYRLSKTCLSGPAALLSEQWRILSNQTSGAKPKSDPVASSLPCYPPPASTGQIECPDTPGFNLSLLGVGYPLAPGLLSYLNPALSLPASTANTSAPLPFLASTHAQRHSERSLLPPHLYYPFLCEHTFGATPSSTSSETGKLIKPPTVSLPAPTYPPKLNLWKVPALRPTSSPAAWPSPSCSSPEPSRSVKERIRSREGKSGWQQDASFIREQSLKRTAMSVDSHGAPGEKKPALEFALDSLKNPHKSTSIASLMSSRLPIHNSPRSDVSSPPHMSEQLEARQRGMERDADPAAALLQDFSTLLQEYQNTEQRAASLPEQCHLWAHLGKIRSELSHIQQALEHTARSNEGPLDLSVKKDQAGITNAAGDILGETKDTGDENCSETEEEEEEEEDDKYNGDAAERGSSVKERPKCSLDVLMKLNSFQEPVVKTEVLSDGGLAIRPGTAEALWHSRTTKCED